GGTCGTCGTGATCACCGCGGCCGAGGGCGTGATCGACACCGGGGCCGTCGCGCAGACGGTCACCGAGGTGGTGGAGCCGCTCACCGGGCACGCGCCCAAGGTGAAGGTCCGCGTGCGCGGCGGAAGGAGTGCCCGATGAACCGGTTGCCCGCGGCGTGGAACCGACTCTCCGTCGGCCTGGTGGGGCTGTTGCTGGTCGTGGTCGGGCTGGCGCTGCTGTTCTCGCAGGTCACCATCCATCCGCTGTCCGACTGGGACGAGCGCATCGACTCCGATGCCATCGACCGCGCCGCCCATCAGGACTGGTGGACGTGGGTGCTGGTCGGCATCGTGGCGCTCGCCGTGCTGTGGGGGTTCCGGCTGCTCGCGACGCTGATCCGCCCGCAGGCCGTGGAGCGCCTGGTTCTGGACGGCAGCGAGGAGGGCGGCCGCATGACCATCCCGCCGGGACTCATCGCGTCCGCCGTGTCCGACGACCTCAAGGCCGATCCGCTGTTCGAGGACGTCTCCGTCAAGGCGCTCGACGACCGCGGCGCCAAACTGATCCGGATCGTCGTGACCGCGCCCGCGCATCGCACGTACGACGAGGTCTCCGCCGCGCTGGCGGTGGCCACGGAGCAGATCGAGGCCGCCGTCGGCGACACCGAGCTGCACGTGCAGACCATGGTCCAGTTCGCGCCGCCGCGGCGAGCCCGGTGAGCACCTTCCGGCTCGCCTACGTCCCGGGCGTGATGCCGGCCAAGTGGGTGCGGACGTTCGCCGAGCGCCGGCCGGGCGTCGACGTGGAGCTGGTGGCCTGCCCGGCGGGCGAAGCCGCGCTGCGCGTGCGTTCCGGCGCCGTCGACGCCGCCCTGGCCCGCCCGGCCGCCGCCGGGGAGGACGGGCTGGCGGTGATCCGGGTCTATGACGAGGTGCCGGTCGTCGTCGTGCCGAAAGAGCATCTGCTGACCGCGGCCGACGAGCTGACCTGTGCGGATCTGGACGGGGAGTGGTTGCTGCGACCGGAGGACGACGTCCTCGACTGGGCCGATCGCCCGGGGGAGACCCTGGATTTCCGGCCGGAGTCCACCGCCGATGCGGTCGGGCTGGTGGCCGAGGAGATGGGCCTGCTGGTGGTGCCGATGTCGCTGGCGCGGCTGCATCACCGTCGCGATCTCACGTACCGTCCGCTGGCCGACGGGCCCGCCTCGCCGGTCGGGCTGCTCTGGCGGGAGCCGACGAGCGAGCTGGTGGACGAGTTCATCGGCGTCGTGCGGGGGCGCCGTGCCGGATCGTCGCGCGGACAGAGCGAGCCGGCGCCCAAGCGGTCGGCCAAGGAGAAGGCGGCGGCACGTCGTGCGGCGAAGGAGGCCGCGGGCACCATCCCACCGCGCAAGGCCGCCGGGAATCGGAAGCCGAACGCCCGCCGGGCCTCTCGGCGCGGCGGGCGGTGAGCGGACCGGTCAGAAGCTGAAGGCCCAGACGTTCGGGGCGCAGACGAGCTTCGGGTAGGTCTTCGGGTCGAGGGCGCGCAGGGCGATCGACATGGCGCGCGAGGAATAGACCATCGAGAGGTGGTCGGAGGTGTCCGCCTCGCAGCCGTGCTGCAGCACGATGTTCTGCACGCCGCCGCCCCTGATGAAGGCGCTGTCGAACGGGGTCACCACCTCGTCGTACTCGGTGGCGACCGACGTGTACTCGATGCCGGGGTAGGTCATCCGCCCGGCGTTGACGGCCTTGACCGCGGGTGAGCCGACGGCCTGGTCGATCGGGCCCGCACCGTACAGCCAGGAGTAGAACTCCATCACCGGCAGGCCGAGGTCGTCGATGGCGCGGCCGAAGGCGGCGAGGCCGTCGAGCGTGGTGCCGTGGTTGGGTGTGCCGAACATGATCAGCTTGCCGACCTTGTTCTTCGCCGGGTCGGTGCGATCGGCGCCGCCGCCGAACTTGATCCAGTGGCGGGCGACCAGGCCGCCCTGCGAATGGGCGATGATGTCGACCTTGTCCGAGCCGGTGGCCTTGCGGACACGGTCGATGTACGCACCGAGCTGTTCGGACGACCGGCGGATGGAGGCCGCCCCCTGCACGCCGGGCATGACGATGGCGACGCCGCCCTTGTCGAGCAGGTCGGTGCGGCCGTAGTTCGGCGCGAAGACGCAGTAGCCGGCCTTCTTCAGGACGGGCGAGAACGCCGCCCAGTTGTCGTAGGCGTTCTCGTAGGTGCCGTGCACCAGGACCACCGGGTTCCGGCCGTCCTTCGGCTTGCAGTGAAAGTCGTTGGCGCCCTTGGGGGCGGCGTTCGGGTTCAGCTGGCCGTAGGCGTAGCCGGACCAGAATCCGGACGACGCCGGGCCCTCGCCCACGGTGTTCGGGATCGGGGGCAACGTGGTTCCCGACACCCGTGTGTCGACGCGCGGAGCCTGGGCGCCGGGCCGGGCGTCCGCGTTCGCGGCGGTGGCGGTCAAGGCCGCGGCGGTCAGCAGTACGCCGCCGATTCTGTGCGCTAGACGCAAGGCTGTTTCTCCCCTGGACTTGACCTACGGCGACGTAGCCGTAGGTTACTAACTGGTAACACGACCGGTTCGGCCGACTATGAACACCGTAGGCAGGGGCATTCGCCCAGGTCGCTCTACTGAGGAGAGAACAATTGCCGGATCCTTCGTCGCCGGAGACAAACGCGAATCTGGTCCAGCGTCTGCTCGCCGATTGGCCGGATCTGTCGGGCGAACTGCTCACCGAGGGCCTCGGCGCCTACGCCCCGGCGGGCGTTTCGGACGACCACTACGACGAGTTGCGGCCGGCGATCGCGGGTACCGGCTACGCCGTGCTGACCGCCCTGGCGGCCGGGCAGGTGCCGAGTCACGACGAGATCCGCGGGTTCGTCGGACCGGTCGCCCGCCAGCACGCCGAGGAGCGGCTCCCGCTGCCGGTGCTGATGACCGCGATCCACGCTTCGGCGCAGGTACTGCTGGCGCACGCCGCGGCGACCGCGCGTCCGGACGAGACGTCCGAGCTGGTCGCGGTCGGCTCGCGTCTGCTGCAGGTGCTGACCTCGATCAATCTGGTGGTCGTCGACGCCTACCTGGCAGACTCCCCGCTCGACTCCGAACGCGAGGCGCGGCGTGAGTTGTGCGATGCCCTGGTCCACGGCCGGCCCGCCGCGGGCCTGGCGGCGCGCGCCGACACCGTCGTCGCCGACCGGTACCTGGTGGTGACGGTGCTGCTCGACGTCGACCCGGAGGTCGCGCCCCCGAACATGGTGCTGCACCGGCGTAAACGGGTGTTGCAGAACGCCCTCGACGAGCTGACCACGGACATCACCCCGGCCCGTTTCGACGGGGTGGAAGGGGTCGCCCTGATCGCCGGAACGGTCGCCGAATCGGACGCGGCGAGCCCGCGCTGTGCGGAGCTGGCGGCCGGCCTCACCGAAGAATTCGGGGTCGGCGTCTACCTGGCGTTCCTGGAAGACGTTCCGGTCGGCGAGATCCCGAAGGCCGCGGTCGACGCCGCCGAGCTGGGCCGGCTGGCCAAGGGGCTGAACCGGGGACCGGGGGCGTACCGCATCGATCAGTTGCTGCTGGAGTTCCAGGTGACCCGGCCCAGCCCCGCGCGGGACCGGCTCGCCGAGCGGGTGGAACCGCTCTTCGACCAGCCGCATCTGCTGGAGGCGCTGCACTCGCACCTGCAATTCGGTGCGGACCGCAAGTCGGCCGCCGCGCAGGTGCACGTGCACCCGAACACGTACACCTATCGGTTGCGGCGGATCCACGAGCTCACCGGGCTCGATCCGACGAAGCCGCGCGAGTCCCGGATGCTCGCCGCGGCGCTGATGGTCGCCGGGAAGTGGGACGGGCTGGCATCCGACGCCCGGCTCTGACCCGCAGCGCCCCGCGAGTCCATGACAGACGTCACGGCGGAAAGGTGACATCCGCTCTGGGATCGGCTCGCGCCGCGGCGGGATCGTAGAGGCATGAACCAGACAGCACTCGCACTCAGCCTCGACGGAATCACCAAGCGTTTCGGCGACGTCACCGCGGTCGACCGCGTGGACCTGCGCGTCGCCCCCGGCGAGGTGGTCGCCTTCCTCGGTCCCAACGGCGCAGGCAAGACCACCACCCTCGACATGGTGCTGGGCCTCTCCCAGCCGGATTCGGGTCGCCTGGAGGTGTTCGGCCTGCCGCCGCGCCGGGCCGCTCGCGCCGGCCGGATCGCCGCGGTGCTACAGACCGGCGGCCTGCTCGAAGACTTCACCGTGCTGGAGACCGTCCGCGTCATCGCCTCCCTGCACCGCCGCGACGACGAGGTCGACGCCGTGCTGGCCCGCGCCGGGCTGGTGGAGATCGCCGACCGCAAGGTGTCGCGGTGCTCCGGCGGCGAGCAGCAGCGCCTCAAGTTCGCGCTCGCCCTGCTCCCCGACCCGGACCTGATCGTGCTCGACGAGCCGACCGCCGGCATGGACGTCGAGTCCCGGCGCGCCTTCTGGGCCACCATGCGGGCCGACGCCGGCGCCGGACGCACCGTCGTCTTCGCCACCCACTACCTGGAGGAGGCCGACGCGTTCGCGGACCGCATCGTGATGATCGCCGGTGGGCGGGTGGTGGCCGACGGCAGCACCGCGCAGATCCGCGCCCGGGCCGGGCGGCGCGTCGTGTCCGCCGTCGTCGGCGACCAGTGGCTCACGCCGCTGCGTGCCGAACTGCCCGGAGTGGACGTCGTCGAACATCGCGGCGGCCGGCTGTACCTGGCCGCCGCCGACTCCGACGAGCTGGTCCGGTACTTGCTGACCCGCACCGACGCGCACGACGTCGAGGTCGCCGGCGCGAACCTCGAAGATGCCTTCGTCGCCCTGACTTCGTCATCCCACTCCGGCTGAGCCCACCCACGACGGTCGAGCCCTGTTCCGCCGGCTGAACCGGTGCGTTGAACTCCGTGACGAACCGTGTCGAAGCCCACCCCCATCGAAGAGGAATCACCCCCATGACCACCATCGCCGCCATCGCACCCACCTACTACCGATACGACGTCCGCCGGGTCCTCCGGAACCGGCGCGCCATGATCTTCACCGTCGTCATGCCAGCCCTGCTGTATCTCGTGTTCGGCGCGACCCAATCGCGTTCCGGCACTGTCGGTTCCGGCAATGTCGCGTTCTACGTCCTGGTCGGCATGGCCCTGTACGGCGCGGTGCTCGCGGCGACCACGAATGCCGCCGCGATCTCCCTGGAACAGCTCGCCGGGTGGACACGCACCCTGGCGATGACCCCGCTGCGTCCGTCCGGGTACGTCGCGACCAAGGTGGCCGTCGCCCTGACGATGGCCGCGTTGCCGGTCGGCGTGCTGGTGATCGCCGGGATCGCGACCGGCGCCCACGCCCCGGTCTGGGTCTGGATCGCGTGCCTGGCGATCGCCCTGGCCGGCGCCGGGATCTTCGCGGCCTTCGGCCTGGCCGTCGGCAGCGCCCTCGCCTCGGAGGGCGCCATGCAGGTGCTCGGCGGCGTGCTGGCACTGCTGGCCTTCGCGGGCAACGTCTTCGTGCCGCTGAAGGGCACCATGCTGACGATCGCGCAGTTCACCCCGATGTTCGGCGTGACGACGCTGGCCCGCTACCCGCTCGACCGCGGCGTCACCGTGTACGGCGAGCACATCGCCCTGTGGATTCCGGTGGTCAACACCGCCGCGTGGGCCGCGATCTTCGCCGCCGCAGCCGTGTTCTTCTACACTCGCAGCACCGCCCGACGCTGACTCCAGTCGAAGGAACCGATGACCACCGCCACCCCGAACAGCCGGCGCGACCTGCGCTGGCTGTTCGGCGCCGTCTGGCTGCTGTTCCTCGGCTATCCGATCGCCACCCTGGTGACCGAGCCCATGCCGCTCGCCGAGCGGCTGGCGGGTGCGGCGCTGCTGGTCGCGTTCATCGTCGTCTACGTGTGGTTCTGCCGGAACGCCATGTTCCAGACCGAGCCCGGATGGCGGCCCGCCCTGGCGGCCACCGCCGTCCTGGTCCTGCTGACCGCGGCGCTGCTCCCGATCCTCGGGCCCGACGCGGTCGGGCTGGCGCCGTATCTGATCGTGGCCGCCGCGTTCAGTCTCCCATCGCCCTGGCGGCTGGTCGCGATGGTCGCGATTCTGGCCGCCGCCGTGGTGATCCCGGAGGTGGCGGGGTGGCACGTCGATCTCGGGGTGATCGCGATCATCGCCGCGATCGGGCTGTCGATGCTGGCCGGGCAGGAGATGCGGGCCCGTGAGGCCGAGCGGGAGCGCGCCGAACAGCGGCAGCGGGTGCTGCAGTCGGAGTTGGCGGTGATCGCCGAGCGGGAACGGGTCGCGCGCGACGTGCACGACATCCTCGGTCACTCGCTCACCGTGATCAGCGTGAAGACCGAACTGGCGGGCCGGCTGATCGACCTCGATCCCGAACGCGCCAAGACCGAACTCGCCGAGGTGAACGCCCTGGCGCGGGAGGCGCTCGCCGAGGTCCGTTCGACGGTCGGTGATCTGCGGTCGCCGCAGTTGCCGAGTGTGCTGGCCGCCGCCGAGAGCGCCCTCACCGCCGCCGGTATCGACGCGGTGCTGCCCGATCCCGGTGTCGCCGATCCCGCGATCGCGGGTCTCTTCGCCTGGGTGGTGCGCGAGGCGGTGACCAACGTCGTCCGGCACAGCGGTGCCACGCGCTGCGTGGTGGGGCTGTCCGCCTTCCGGATCACCGTGTGCGACAACGGATCCGGGTTCAGCTGTGGCTCCGGCAACGGGCTGTCCGGGCTGGCCGAGCGGGTGAGCGACGCGGGCGGGCGGTTCGACGTCGAGTCGGGCCCGGACGGCACGACGCTGATCGCCGACATGGAGGAGACCCGGTGACGGACGAGATCCGGTTGTTGATCGCCGACGATCAGGCGCTGGTCCGGGGCGCTCTGGCGGCGCTGCTCGACCTGGAGCCGGACCTGCGGGTGGTCGCTCAGGTGGGCCGGGGTGACGAGGTGGTCGACGCGGCCCGCGCCGGTGGCGCCGACGTGTGCCTGCTCGACATCGAGATGCCCGGCGCCGACGGCATCGAGGTGGCCGAGCGGCTGCGTGACCAGTTGCCCGGGGTGCACAGCCTGATCGTGACCACCTTCGGCCGGCCCGGCTACCTGCGGCGCGCGATGGCCGCCGGGGCGTCGGGCTTCGTCGTGAAGGACACTCCCGCGGCGCAACTCGCCGATGCCGTCCGCCGGGTCCACGCGGGCCTGCGTGTCGTCGACCCGACGCTCGCCACCGAGTCTCTGACCAGCGGAGAGAACCCGCTGACCCCGCGCGAGATCGACATCCTCCGGGTAGCCCGCACCGGGGCGACCGTCGCCGCGATCGCCGCCGAGGTGCACCTCTCGGGCGGCACGGTGCGCAATCACCTGTCGTCGGCGATCGGCAAGACCGGCGCCACCACCCGCGCCGAGGCCGCCCGCATCGCCGAAGACCGCGGCTGGATCTGACCCGCGGGGGGCCGACCGCGCCGGAGTGAGCTGTCGCGGATCGTGCCGCGGCGAAAATCTGTCGCGGATTCGCCGACGGATCCGGCAGAATCCGCGACATCCATGGCACACCGACACGATCCGCGACGGATTCCAGCCGAACAGGAGGCAGCGAGGTGACCATCGTGCTGAGTTCTACCCAGAGAGCCGCCCTGGTCTTCCTGGCCGAACGACAAGCGGACGAGCCGCTGCGGCGGCAGATCGCAGGACTCGAGGCCGTCGGCGGAACGGCGACGATGGCGACCTTGCGCCTCCGCGACGGATCACCGCGCTCCTCGATTCCCGACGGTCCGGCGCCGGTGATCATCCCGGTGATCGATGATTCCGGGGACGTGGCCGGGGAATTGATCCTCTGGGTGCTCGACGGGTTCGCCGATCTGGTGGAGCAGACCTGGTACGGCGACGAGCCGCCGACGCGGCTCCCGGACCGCGACCAGGTGAGAACGTACGCCGAATCGGAGCTTTGACGGCGGGCGGCCGGTCGTGCCGGCCCACAGCACCCGTCATGATGGACGGGTGACTGCATCGCGCTCGGCGTCGTTGACCGGCATCCGGGCGGTGGCGGCGCTGTCGGTCTGCCTCACCCACGCGGCGTTCTGGACGGGGCGGTACACCGACGACGTCGTCGGGCGGCTCTTCGCGCGCTTCGAGTTCGGCGTCGCGATCTTCTTCGTGCTGTCGGGATACCTGCTGTTCCGGCCGTGGGTGCGGGAACTGCGGACCGGTGAACGGTCTCGCTCGACCGGGGTGACGCGATACGCGTGGCACCGGTTTCGCCGGGTGGTGCCGCCGTACTGGGTGGTCGTGATCGCGGTCTACCTGATCTACCTGGTGCGCGACGACCCCGGGGGCACCGGGCACGGCTGGGGGAGCTTCCTGCGGAACATGACGTTCACCCAGGTCTACGGCTACGGGCACCTGCACACCGGGCTCACCCAGATGTGGAGCATGTGCGCGGAGGTCGCGTTCTACGTCGTCCTGCCGCTGATCGCGTGGCCGCTGGCCGCGCTGGTCTGCCACCGCCGGTGGCGCCCGGATCTGCTGCTGGTCTGGCTGTGCGGCCTCGCGCTGATCTCACCGGTGTTCACCGTCGTCGTCCACGGCCTGCCCGACGCCAACCCGACCATGCGCCTGTGGCCGCCGGCGTTCGCGAGCTGGTTCCTCGGCGGCATGGCGCTGGCGGTCGTCACCGAGCTGGTCACCCGCTGGCCGTGGCA
The nucleotide sequence above comes from Gordonia sp. PP30. Encoded proteins:
- a CDS encoding LysR substrate-binding domain-containing protein, which gives rise to MSTFRLAYVPGVMPAKWVRTFAERRPGVDVELVACPAGEAALRVRSGAVDAALARPAAAGEDGLAVIRVYDEVPVVVVPKEHLLTAADELTCADLDGEWLLRPEDDVLDWADRPGETLDFRPESTADAVGLVAEEMGLLVVPMSLARLHHRRDLTYRPLADGPASPVGLLWREPTSELVDEFIGVVRGRRAGSSRGQSEPAPKRSAKEKAAARRAAKEAAGTIPPRKAAGNRKPNARRASRRGGR
- a CDS encoding alpha/beta fold hydrolase encodes the protein MTATAANADARPGAQAPRVDTRVSGTTLPPIPNTVGEGPASSGFWSGYAYGQLNPNAAPKGANDFHCKPKDGRNPVVLVHGTYENAYDNWAAFSPVLKKAGYCVFAPNYGRTDLLDKGGVAIVMPGVQGAASIRRSSEQLGAYIDRVRKATGSDKVDIIAHSQGGLVARHWIKFGGGADRTDPAKNKVGKLIMFGTPNHGTTLDGLAAFGRAIDDLGLPVMEFYSWLYGAGPIDQAVGSPAVKAVNAGRMTYPGIEYTSVATEYDEVVTPFDSAFIRGGGVQNIVLQHGCEADTSDHLSMVYSSRAMSIALRALDPKTYPKLVCAPNVWAFSF
- a CDS encoding PucR family transcriptional regulator, encoding MPDPSSPETNANLVQRLLADWPDLSGELLTEGLGAYAPAGVSDDHYDELRPAIAGTGYAVLTALAAGQVPSHDEIRGFVGPVARQHAEERLPLPVLMTAIHASAQVLLAHAAATARPDETSELVAVGSRLLQVLTSINLVVVDAYLADSPLDSEREARRELCDALVHGRPAAGLAARADTVVADRYLVVTVLLDVDPEVAPPNMVLHRRKRVLQNALDELTTDITPARFDGVEGVALIAGTVAESDAASPRCAELAAGLTEEFGVGVYLAFLEDVPVGEIPKAAVDAAELGRLAKGLNRGPGAYRIDQLLLEFQVTRPSPARDRLAERVEPLFDQPHLLEALHSHLQFGADRKSAAAQVHVHPNTYTYRLRRIHELTGLDPTKPRESRMLAAALMVAGKWDGLASDARL
- a CDS encoding ATP-binding cassette domain-containing protein codes for the protein MNQTALALSLDGITKRFGDVTAVDRVDLRVAPGEVVAFLGPNGAGKTTTLDMVLGLSQPDSGRLEVFGLPPRRAARAGRIAAVLQTGGLLEDFTVLETVRVIASLHRRDDEVDAVLARAGLVEIADRKVSRCSGGEQQRLKFALALLPDPDLIVLDEPTAGMDVESRRAFWATMRADAGAGRTVVFATHYLEEADAFADRIVMIAGGRVVADGSTAQIRARAGRRVVSAVVGDQWLTPLRAELPGVDVVEHRGGRLYLAAADSDELVRYLLTRTDAHDVEVAGANLEDAFVALTSSSHSG
- a CDS encoding ABC transporter permease, with protein sequence MTTIAAIAPTYYRYDVRRVLRNRRAMIFTVVMPALLYLVFGATQSRSGTVGSGNVAFYVLVGMALYGAVLAATTNAAAISLEQLAGWTRTLAMTPLRPSGYVATKVAVALTMAALPVGVLVIAGIATGAHAPVWVWIACLAIALAGAGIFAAFGLAVGSALASEGAMQVLGGVLALLAFAGNVFVPLKGTMLTIAQFTPMFGVTTLARYPLDRGVTVYGEHIALWIPVVNTAAWAAIFAAAAVFFYTRSTARR
- a CDS encoding sensor histidine kinase, with the protein product MTTATPNSRRDLRWLFGAVWLLFLGYPIATLVTEPMPLAERLAGAALLVAFIVVYVWFCRNAMFQTEPGWRPALAATAVLVLLTAALLPILGPDAVGLAPYLIVAAAFSLPSPWRLVAMVAILAAAVVIPEVAGWHVDLGVIAIIAAIGLSMLAGQEMRAREAERERAEQRQRVLQSELAVIAERERVARDVHDILGHSLTVISVKTELAGRLIDLDPERAKTELAEVNALAREALAEVRSTVGDLRSPQLPSVLAAAESALTAAGIDAVLPDPGVADPAIAGLFAWVVREAVTNVVRHSGATRCVVGLSAFRITVCDNGSGFSCGSGNGLSGLAERVSDAGGRFDVESGPDGTTLIADMEETR
- a CDS encoding response regulator transcription factor, translating into MTDEIRLLIADDQALVRGALAALLDLEPDLRVVAQVGRGDEVVDAARAGGADVCLLDIEMPGADGIEVAERLRDQLPGVHSLIVTTFGRPGYLRRAMAAGASGFVVKDTPAAQLADAVRRVHAGLRVVDPTLATESLTSGENPLTPREIDILRVARTGATVAAIAAEVHLSGGTVRNHLSSAIGKTGATTRAEAARIAEDRGWI
- a CDS encoding acyltransferase, whose amino-acid sequence is MTASRSASLTGIRAVAALSVCLTHAAFWTGRYTDDVVGRLFARFEFGVAIFFVLSGYLLFRPWVRELRTGERSRSTGVTRYAWHRFRRVVPPYWVVVIAVYLIYLVRDDPGGTGHGWGSFLRNMTFTQVYGYGHLHTGLTQMWSMCAEVAFYVVLPLIAWPLAALVCHRRWRPDLLLVWLCGLALISPVFTVVVHGLPDANPTMRLWPPAFASWFLGGMALAVVTELVTRWPWQVSVPIGLLAFLASAGSYAGGPTIIPDDAGQTIVKHLLYLVAALALIGPLAAGHDPRAPLGTDDEVPPDPWRRALGWRPVVWFGEISYEFFLVHVMVLEFVMGWLGFRTFTGSTAAAFAVTVVVATPVAWLLHWITGTPAQRQRARLWPVSPGHAAATRR